From Panicum hallii strain FIL2 chromosome 2, PHallii_v3.1, whole genome shotgun sequence, a single genomic window includes:
- the LOC112880093 gene encoding putative disease resistance protein RGA4, with translation MAEVLATMVVGPLVSMVKEKASSYLLDQYKVMEGMEEQHKLLKRKLPAILDVITDAEEQAAAKREGAKVWLEEVRKVAYQANDVLDEFKYEALRRKAKKEGHNKDLGIDVIKLFPTHNRIVFRHRMANKLLVILKEIDVLVAEMNAFRFKFKPGQPEPTNYLRQYNSNIIDPTNIASRSRADEKKAVVSTLLAQVGNENLTVHPIVGMGGLGKTTLAQLIYNDPEIQKHFELRLWVCVSDNFDADSLADRIVKENGCNPSGSSAREKLQNVVSGKRYLLVLDDVWNRDEHKWERLKSYLQHGGKGSSLLTTTRDDKVAQLMGTTEVKNLKSLDEIYIKEIIETKAFGSKQVEQRSRELVDMVGDVAKRCSGSPLAATALGSVLRPRPASKNGMLY, from the coding sequence ATGGCTGAGGTACTGGCCACCATGGTGGTCGGGCCGCTGGTGTCCATGGTGAAGGAGAAGGCCTCCAGCTACCTCCTGGACCAGTACAAGGTGATGGAGGGCATGGAGGAGCAGCACAAGCTCCTCAAGCGCAAGCTGCCGGCCATCCTGGACGTCATCACCgacgccgaggagcaggcagcAGCCAAGAGAGAAGGGGCGAAAGTTTGGCTAGAGGAGGTTCGGAAGGTTGCCTACCAGGCGAATGATGTTCTCGACGAGTTCAAGTACGAGGCGCTGCGCCGCAAAGCCAAGAAGGAGGGCCACAACAAGGACCTCGGCATAGATGTAATAAAGCTCTTCCCTACTCACAACCGTATTGTTTTCCGTCACAGgatggcaaacaagctcctcgtGATCTTGAAAGAAATTGATGTCCTCGTCGCCGAGATGAATGCATTTAGGTTCAAATTCAAACCAGGGCAGCCAGAGCCCACAAATTACTTGAGGCAGTATAATTCTAATATCATCGACCCAACAAACATCGCCAGCAGATCGAGAGCTGATGAGAAGAAGGCAGTTGTTTCTACATTGCTTGCTCAAGTCGGAAATGAGAATCTCACGGTCCATCCAATTGTCGGTATGGGAGGGTTGGGCAAGACCACCTTAGCACAACTCATTTACAATGACCCTGAAATCCAGAAGCATTTCGAGTTGCGGCTTTGGGTGTGTGTCTCTGATAACTTTGATGCAGATTCCTTGGCTGATAGAATAGTGAAAGAGAATGGTTGTAATCCAAGTGGAAGTTCAGCACGGGAGAAGCTTCAAAACGTAGTGAGTGGGAAGAGGTACCTCCTCGTACTGGATGATGTCTGGAACCGTGATGAGCACAAGTGGGAAAGGCTGAAGTCCTACCTTCAACATGGTGGCAAAGGTAGCTCACTGCTGACAACAACCCGTGATGACAAAGTTGCTCAGCTAATGGGTACAACAGAAGTAAAAAATCTCAAAAGCTTAGATGAAATCTACATAAAGGAAATTATTGAAACAAAAGCATTCGGTTCAAAACAAGTAGAGCAAAGGTCTCGTGAACTAGTTGACATGGTTGGTGACGTAGCTAAGAGATGTTCTGGCTCTCCTTTGGCTGCTACAGCTTTGGGCTCTGTACTGCGACCAAGACCAGCAAGCAAGAATGGGATGCTGTACTAA
- the LOC112880163 gene encoding disease resistance protein TAO1-like: MVRKQQVLETRKNLTELELRWTHGDQEAQNNNHEEVVEGLKPHDGLKVLRIYSCGNITSSGNSSPVRIGKFTLFVQRRCYRIGKFEAWLDTDVVPGEETIFPKVEELVIGECGSLTALPKAASVITESSGGVDTKCRSAFPALWNMTLRSLNMFDRWEAVEGTPGDGVTFPLLEELKIKFCPKLTGLPETPKLGKLAIEGGHQISLQAASRCIPSLSSLRLDVSPDDAETTLLHVKQKWDHELPLAAMTLRRCDILFSSHPGALALWTCFARLVDLRIWNCDALVYWPENVFQVLVSLRRLSIFWCSKLTGHTQASDGQSAPERGGLLPRLEYLYISDCTSLVEVPNLPASLKELHIGFCGNNLKSIIFGQHEYVMPVGGEGVVQPDTSSLIPGSSGSEATASTAVVKLSSAANHRSLPCLESLIIQSCDHLSEVANLPPSIKFLEIYSCGNLQSLSGKLDVVQKLTIRFCGRLKSLESCVGELWSLEDLRLDCCESLVSLPDGPQAYSSLRVLDIQDCGGIKLLPRSLRSHLDCLEEKHLDARYEGNLPFPACFF, from the exons ATGGTGCGCAAGCAGCAGGTCTTGGAAACAAGAAAAAATTTGACTGAACTGGAGTTAAGATGGACTCATGGTGATCAGGAAGCACAAAATAATAATCACGAAGAGGTGGTGGAAGGTCTCAAACCTCATGATGGGCTGAAGGTCCTGAGGATATATTCCTGTGGGAACA TTACCAGCTCTGGAAATTCTTCACCTGTCAGGATTGGAAAGTTTACATTGTTTGTGCAGCGGCGCTGCTACAGGATTGGAAAATTTGAGGCATGGCTGGACACAGATGTGGTACCAGGAGAAGAGACGATATTTCCCAAGGTTGAGGAGCTGGTGATCGGCGAGTGTGGAAGTTTGACTGCATTACCAAAAGCAGCATCGGTGATTACGGAATCATCTGGCGGAGTTGATACTAAGTGCCGCTCCGCATTTCCAGCATTGTGGAACATGACGTTAAGATCTTTGAATATGTTTGATAGATGGGAGGCAGTCGAAGGAACTCCAGGAGACGGGGTAACATTTCCTCTGCTGGAGGAGTTGAAAATTAAATTCTGCCCGAAGTTGACTGGTCTCCCTGAAACACCCAAGCTAGGTAAATTAGCCATAGAAGGAGGTCACCAAATATCCCTGCAGGCAGCTAGCAGATGCATTCCTTCGCTGTCCAGTCTGCGTCTGGATGTGTCACCCGATGACGCGGAAACAACATTGCTGCATGTCAAGCAGAAATGGGATCATGAACTCCCCCTGGCAGCTATGACGCTAAGGAGGTGCGACATTTTGTTCTCCTCCCACCCAGGTGCACTAGCGTTGTGGACATGTTTTGCACGGCTTGTAGATTTGAGAATTTGGAATTGCGACGCTCTTGTCTACTGGCCAGAAAACGTGTTCCAGGTCCTGGTATCCCTAAGGAGGTTATCGATTTTTTGGTGCAGCAAACTGACAGGACACACACAAGCTTCTGACGGGCAATCTGCTCCAGAACGGGGTGGACTCCTGCCACGTCTGGAATATCTATATATAAGTGATTGCACATCTTTGGTGGAGGTCCCCAACCTGCCGGCATCTCTCAAGGAATTACATATTGGTTTCTGCGGTAATAATCTCAAGTCCATCATATTCGGTCAGCATGAGTATGTGATGCCGGTGGGTGGAGAAGGTGTCGTACAGCCGGACACGTCATCATTAATTCCAGGGTCCAGCGGTAGTGAGGCCACGGCGTCTACAGCTGTAGTGAAGCTGTCTTCAGCAGCCAACCATCGCTCCCTTCCATGCCTAGAATCTCTAATTATACAGAGTTGCGATCATTTGTCAGAGGTTGCCAATCTTCCTCCATCTATCAAGTTCTTGGAAATTTATAGCTGCGGCAACCTTCAATCCCTATCAGGAAAGCTAGATGTCGTCCAAAAATTAACTATTCGGTTCTGCGGTAGGTTGAAGTCACTGGAATCTTGCGTAGGAGAACTGTGGTCGCTGGAAGATCTCAGGCTTGATTGTTGCGAAAGTCTGGTGTCCTTACCGGATGGGCCTCAAGCATACTCATCTCTTAGAGTTCTTGATATTCAAGATTGTGGTGGTATAAAGTTGCTTCCGCGGAGCCTACGGAGCCATTTAGATTGCCTCGAGGAGAAACATCTAGATGCCCGTTACGAAGGTAATCTCCCGTTTCCAGCTTGTTTCTTTTAA